The following nucleotide sequence is from Thunnus albacares chromosome 15, fThuAlb1.1, whole genome shotgun sequence.
TCACATAATTATGACTTATGCCAGCGCAGCCTAGCAAGCTGGATGAAGTCAGCTTGCCATAAATTTTAATGATCACTTAGACAATATGAACGTTCACAGGGCTTCCACAGCATTAACAGGAAAATATGGACACTGCAAAAGCTGAAGTATggaaacacagagggagaacagagaggtaagaggagagaagaggaagcaaagtgtatgtgtgtgtgtgtgtgtgtgtgtgtgtgtgtgtgtgtgtgtgcgtgtgacaTGTTTGGGAAAGGTGAGTTTAGACAGGGTAGACACAGCCACTTGATTGTGTGGGATCAGGTTCTGTGGTCACTGGGCTGCTAGGAGGCCAACGTCAGGCCTGTCAGAGGGCTAAACACCCGAGTGTAGTCTGTTTCAAtggaaaaacagcagctgacactCAACGCTTGCGGGCCAACTGCTGACCTCATTCGATGGATAAAACGTGCTGGACGGAGGGGGAGAAAGCCTGGCGAGGCGAATATGGAAAGTTGGTTTTGATGCTTTATTCCTCTGAGCAGCAGAAGTTTCTAATAACTTTCagaagttgaaaaaaaaatagaaaaggcCATAATGGTGGGAAAATAGATGGGGCATAATGAAAAAGGCtgagtgtctttttttaatagCTGTAAAATGGCTAATTAGCCCTCTATGATTGATCATTGTGGGAGCACGCATTGGGAGGTTTGAGTCTCCTGGGCTTTAATAGTTTTCTGgtaaaataattttacatttctggTGTGATTAAGAAATGTTCTGTGACCTCTGTGACCTTTGAGTGTGGTATGTGGACATATTTCTAAGTCAACTTAGGCTCATTGAATGTTGTGTCAATACATTATTTTCgaaaactgcatttattttaagaaaatgtagtgcagcattaaaaatgtaatgtaaacatataCTACAGGATAAGGAATATTGATTTCAACATGCAGGTGGCCCATCCAGATATTCTGCACttatgaaaaaagaagaaaggagagcaGTCCAAAGAGAAGCTGATCTCCATTGCACTTAATATTAATGTCTGTTTTGTGGCTATCCCGTTTCAGGAGTACCCAGCTTCTGTGGCGGAGCGATTGAATGACAGAGATTACCTGTTTGGAAAGCCCCACGAGACAGCTGATTGATAATGCAtgacacaaaaatgtttttgtttacccACAGAAATGGCTTTGAGCAGGGGTttcagtttcttgttttttctcccGGAAACCTGATTCACCAGACTGAAGTGGATTGACGGGAGAGTCGTGGGTCAGGAGGTCTCGGCTGAGAGTCGACTGCGGCGTCTGGCTCCATAGGTACCTTCTGGACTGGGGATCATCCACATCATATTCATCCCATTGGGCCTGTGTTGTCCTAGAGGGGAtataacatgaaaacataatcTCACACCACAATTTCATTCCTTCAGCAGCATTAGATTAGATTGAAAGTTCCCCTGCACACTTTCCTGGGGCTGTCAAATGAGCTGTCAGTCATGTGTCAGAGCCGGCCCATGCTCATCTGCTCTAATACATCACACAGCCTTTTATATGGATCAGTATGAGTGTGACTCTCTACACAAACACCAGCAGCTCCTCCGCTGGGATGCCGGGTGATTGATAACATTTCCCCGGCTCTTCACACTCATGCCCATTTGTTTAGTTGGTTGGAGAAGGGCCCCTAGTGTCCACTGACATCTACAGTGCCCATCATCGCCTCGTGCAGAACATGACATCAGCCTCCGGAACAGTGCGACTCGTTCTGATACATGCCAGGAATGGGCAGCTTTCCATTCATAAAGTGCGGTGTGACAGTCACTGACAGATCTCTTGTATACCAGAAGCTGATACTAGTATTTTCTTAACAATGAAAGCATGAACTAGCTCAGGTGCCACTTTGTAGTAAACATGTCAGCTATTAAATCAAGTATTTAACCCGCATATTATCACAGTTGATAAATGTTTATTGCTCATTATGTCAGTACACTTTTAATGCCTTGGAAATCCTCAGCTGCTGACTCTAGTCCGAGTGTCGAGATCACCGGGGGGAATCCTGAGCCTGTTTTGTGTACAGTCATATTGGCATATTGGTCGAGCTAATGGCCACTTGGCACGTAGACAGCTATCCATCCCAATCTCAGCTTCACTAATCCAATTGTGGCAACCTGCTTGGCATGAGAGAGACTCATCTGTCTTTACTGTTCATTAATAGGGCTCCTCCTCGAGCTCAGAGCCCATTCACATTCCTTTGGATCGGGCCGAAAGCAAACTCTATCGCTGAAGCGCTGGATCTGTGCTGGAGGTACAGCCAGAAGGGGGGTGGATACATAATCACTTCTGAGATACATAATCACTGCTGTGTGGTGGAAAGTATCAGAAAATATGAAACCTCCCTAAGGGATGAGCTACATATTTTCACA
It contains:
- the LOC122998795 gene encoding uncharacterized protein LOC122998795 isoform X3; translation: MQLNHLYQRTTQAQWDEYDVDDPQSRRYLWSQTPQSTLSRDLLTHDSPVNPLQSGESGFREKKQETETPAQSHFCGALSGLPPRPEQWWAQEPSFPTGPGERRPGAGY